One Campylobacter concisus genomic window, GCGATCTCGTGTCCCATGACTGCAGCTAGCTGTGCATCTGTTAAATTTAACCTTTTTATGATGCCACTATAGACGACTATCCTTCCCCCTGGCATACACCAAGCATTTAGCGTATCTTCATTAATGACATTTACTTGCCACTTCCATTTTAGAGCGTCATCTCTAAAAACACCAGTTTGGGCGATGAGCCTTTTAGCGATATCTTGAACTCTTTTTGTAAGGATCGGATCAACATTTAGCTCGCCTTTGCTTCTAGCAGCTGTTAGTGTCTTGACGTAGGCTTGGGCTGAGCTTTGCTCCATAGCTTCTGATGAGACTAACATAAATTGCTTACGATCAGCACCAACAACGCCTGCTTTTGTAACGCTTGAGCAGCCAGTGAAGAGCAAACTAGTCGCTAACAATGTAAGTAAAATTTTTTTCATTTTTATCCTTTTTGGACTAAAATCTTGCGTATTATAGCCTGAGTTAGATATGCATTGTTAAACGAGGGGG contains:
- a CDS encoding M48 family metallopeptidase, with the protein product MKKILLTLLATSLLFTGCSSVTKAGVVGADRKQFMLVSSEAMEQSSAQAYVKTLTAARSKGELNVDPILTKRVQDIAKRLIAQTGVFRDDALKWKWQVNVINEDTLNAWCMPGGRIVVYSGIIKRLNLTDAQLAAVMGHEIAHALREHSREQASADQMKSIGIFAIATATGLGDLGANALNLASEYTISLPFSRSHETEADHIGTELMARAGYDPKEAVEVWVKMSKISGGKVPEILSTHPSNESRIKDLKEIAAKLEPVYQAAKKG